From Hartmannibacter diazotrophicus, a single genomic window includes:
- the mdcG gene encoding malonate decarboxylase holo-[acyl-carrier-protein] synthase, producing the protein MTLARHDLLLVRPECWAGVLARAHRAGWQPGAPALQPQARKLVAGWAEQGWPVIVRRLAACETSPLIAVGLPLPPSLGKQRIALEVAPQEVLDSLAGVHLGREIGSLPPRLAPQLGDVLDLAHACGVAPRIFGALLWQHLTGLEYVHGGSDIDLLWPLGEATDRNRLLGGLTAIDETGPARIDGEILLASGRAVNWRELRDGLVAGAEGTVMVKTLEGVRLECLQTLFN; encoded by the coding sequence ATGACCCTCGCGCGCCACGATCTTCTCCTGGTGCGGCCCGAGTGCTGGGCAGGTGTTCTTGCACGTGCGCACCGGGCCGGATGGCAGCCTGGCGCACCGGCATTGCAGCCGCAGGCACGCAAGCTGGTCGCGGGCTGGGCGGAGCAAGGGTGGCCCGTCATCGTCCGACGTTTGGCGGCCTGCGAAACATCGCCGCTCATCGCGGTCGGCCTGCCGCTACCGCCATCGCTGGGAAAGCAGCGCATTGCCCTTGAGGTTGCGCCGCAGGAGGTCCTTGACTCCCTCGCCGGGGTCCATCTCGGACGGGAGATCGGGTCATTGCCGCCACGGCTCGCGCCGCAACTGGGAGACGTCCTCGATTTGGCGCATGCCTGCGGCGTCGCTCCCCGGATTTTCGGAGCGCTGCTCTGGCAGCATCTCACCGGCCTTGAGTATGTGCATGGCGGATCGGACATCGACCTGCTGTGGCCTCTTGGCGAGGCTACGGACCGGAATAGGCTGCTGGGCGGGTTAACCGCGATCGACGAGACGGGCCCGGCGCGCATCGACGGCGAGATCCTGCTTGCCTCGGGCCGTGCCGTGAACTGGCGGGAATTGCGCGACGGGTTGGTGGCGGGTGCCGAAGGGACCGTCATGGTGAAAACTCTGGAAGGGGTGCGGCTCGAATGTTTGCAGACACTCTTCAACTGA
- a CDS encoding triphosphoribosyl-dephospho-CoA synthase has product MFADTLQLTRCAQIGPDAAFREPEVDPIDALAGRIGALAADVLVRELETWPKPGLVSPLDAGSHDDMDVPQFLASIDAVAPYFVQLAVCGAEGGDLEDLRGIGRDAETAMMAATGGVNTHRGAIFALGLLCAAAGSRSRDRMTRTTLSARLNAEGVCEHVAQHWGEAIFRGPIPLHSHSSKMGRRHGAGGARAEAASGFWHARFVGLPALRWVRSQGVPERAANVQAFFALLATIDDTNILYRGGETGARAARSAAALFLAHGGVLKAGWDEGALAIHRNFVSQGLSPGGCADLLSVTLFLDAIDNLS; this is encoded by the coding sequence ATGTTTGCAGACACTCTTCAACTGACACGGTGTGCCCAAATCGGACCGGATGCGGCGTTCCGGGAGCCCGAGGTTGACCCCATCGATGCCCTGGCCGGACGGATCGGGGCGCTCGCGGCCGATGTTCTGGTTCGTGAGTTGGAGACATGGCCGAAGCCTGGCCTCGTCAGTCCTCTCGATGCGGGGAGCCATGACGACATGGACGTCCCCCAGTTTCTCGCCAGCATCGATGCCGTCGCCCCGTATTTCGTGCAGCTTGCGGTTTGCGGCGCTGAAGGAGGGGACCTCGAGGACCTGCGTGGCATTGGCCGCGATGCAGAAACCGCGATGATGGCGGCAACGGGCGGCGTCAACACGCACCGCGGTGCGATCTTTGCCCTCGGCCTCCTTTGCGCGGCGGCTGGCTCAAGGTCCAGGGACAGGATGACGCGAACAACGCTCTCCGCCCGTCTCAACGCGGAAGGCGTGTGCGAACACGTAGCCCAGCACTGGGGAGAGGCTATTTTTCGCGGACCCATCCCCCTGCACAGTCATAGCAGCAAGATGGGGCGTCGCCACGGTGCCGGCGGTGCCCGCGCGGAGGCTGCGAGCGGCTTCTGGCATGCACGCTTTGTCGGACTGCCGGCACTTCGCTGGGTCCGCAGTCAGGGTGTGCCGGAGCGGGCGGCGAATGTCCAAGCCTTCTTCGCACTTCTGGCGACCATCGATGACACCAATATCCTGTATCGTGGCGGCGAGACCGGTGCCCGTGCGGCACGGAGCGCCGCCGCGTTGTTCCTTGCCCATGGCGGCGTGCTGAAGGCAGGTTGGGATGAGGGGGCTCTCGCGATCCATCGCAACTTCGTCTCGCAAGGACTGAGCCCCGGCGGATGCGCCGATCTTCTCTCCGTCACGCTGTTTCTCGACGCGATCGACAACCTCTCATGA
- a CDS encoding biotin-independent malonate decarboxylase subunit gamma yields MRRDEILSALFPGGWSITDRDDALMLGTGTMASGGTVHVVGIEQGKALGVDGAIILAGHVLRIVEEGGRDPLLVMIDTKGQRMSRRDEMLGLNEYLAHLAKTILLASRSGHPTIGLVHGKAAAGAFLATALATDLLLALPQAEPAVMDLPSIARVTKLPEDQLKRMARSTPIFAPGVDPMYGIGAIETILDLDGDLAAQFEEALGRVDGRDMRDETGLERGGRRLAAMISRKVIARVRDAR; encoded by the coding sequence ATGCGGCGCGATGAGATTTTGTCCGCTCTGTTTCCCGGCGGTTGGAGCATCACCGATCGCGACGATGCCCTGATGCTCGGGACTGGCACCATGGCTAGCGGCGGCACCGTTCATGTCGTCGGCATCGAGCAGGGCAAGGCCCTTGGGGTCGATGGTGCGATCATTCTCGCCGGGCACGTCCTCCGGATCGTCGAGGAGGGCGGCCGCGATCCGCTCCTCGTGATGATCGACACCAAGGGTCAGCGCATGAGCCGCCGCGACGAGATGCTCGGGCTGAACGAGTATCTCGCGCACCTTGCCAAGACCATTCTCCTCGCCAGCCGGTCAGGTCATCCAACGATCGGGCTTGTTCATGGCAAGGCGGCAGCCGGAGCCTTTCTCGCCACCGCCCTGGCGACGGATCTCCTGCTCGCCTTGCCGCAGGCCGAGCCGGCGGTGATGGACCTGCCCTCCATCGCCCGCGTCACCAAGCTTCCCGAAGATCAACTGAAGCGTATGGCGCGCTCGACGCCAATCTTCGCGCCCGGCGTGGATCCGATGTACGGCATCGGCGCCATCGAAACCATTCTGGATCTGGACGGTGACCTTGCCGCCCAATTCGAGGAAGCCCTCGGCCGGGTCGACGGACGCGACATGCGGGACGAAACCGGGCTCGAGCGTGGCGGCCGGCGACTGGCTGCGATGATCTCGCGCAAGGTCATCGCGCGGGTGCGTGACGCGCGATGA
- a CDS encoding ACP S-malonyltransferase has protein sequence MTRLAVLCSGQGGQGPGMFDAIADAPQAGPVFARAARALGGQDPRRLVSEAQDRIHENAVAQILCATVAMAWWAILAPHVGKPLAVAGYSAGELPAWGVAGVLDVDEVFRLVELRAEAMDRASVADAGLGAVKGLPRKDIDALCQRHGVYVAIVVGPFHFVLGGMREALAKALGEADAHGASRCERLPVRVPSHTPLLSAAASDFAEDLRHAVGAPENMRDVRLVSGLDGSRIRDMESGKSKLAAQIAATVEWSRVMDALRAAGTQTFLELGPGSALSNMAGEFAPELPSRSTAQFRTIEGVRMWLQEGTRG, from the coding sequence ATGACCCGGCTGGCGGTCCTGTGTTCGGGGCAAGGAGGGCAGGGCCCCGGGATGTTCGACGCCATCGCCGACGCGCCCCAGGCCGGCCCGGTCTTCGCGCGGGCGGCCAGGGCTCTGGGAGGGCAGGACCCGCGCAGGCTTGTGAGCGAGGCACAGGATCGCATCCATGAGAATGCCGTGGCCCAAATCCTCTGCGCCACGGTCGCGATGGCCTGGTGGGCAATACTGGCGCCTCACGTCGGCAAGCCTCTTGCCGTTGCCGGCTACAGCGCCGGCGAATTGCCCGCATGGGGTGTCGCCGGCGTTCTCGATGTCGACGAGGTCTTTCGTCTCGTGGAGCTTCGGGCCGAGGCGATGGATCGCGCAAGCGTTGCGGATGCCGGACTGGGCGCCGTCAAGGGACTGCCGCGCAAGGACATTGACGCGCTTTGCCAACGGCATGGCGTCTATGTCGCAATTGTCGTCGGTCCTTTCCACTTTGTGCTTGGGGGAATGCGCGAGGCTCTCGCCAAGGCACTTGGCGAAGCTGATGCGCACGGCGCCAGCCGATGCGAACGGCTCCCGGTGCGCGTCCCCTCCCATACGCCGCTCCTGTCCGCTGCCGCCAGCGACTTCGCCGAGGATCTCAGGCACGCCGTCGGCGCCCCGGAAAACATGCGCGATGTCCGTCTCGTCTCCGGCCTCGATGGCAGCCGAATCCGCGACATGGAAAGCGGCAAATCGAAACTCGCCGCGCAGATCGCGGCGACGGTCGAATGGTCACGGGTGATGGATGCTCTTCGTGCCGCCGGAACGCAGACGTTCCTGGAACTCGGCCCCGGCAGCGCGCTCTCCAATATGGCCGGCGAGTTCGCACCCGAACTTCCGTCGCGCTCGACAGCGCAATTCCGGACCATCGAGGGCGTTCGCATGTGGCTTCAGGAAGGAACGCGCGGTTGA
- a CDS encoding biotin-independent malonate decarboxylase subunit beta gives MADMEMDRDLLSVGASWFLSTARERLDGFLDAGSFVEVLPPTERQVSPHLDLFGLPAAFDDGMIVGRGRLGGREILVAAQEGQFMGGTFAEVSGAKLVGLLRAAALGPDRPAAVCILFDSGGVRLQEANAGELAVAEVMRAIFNTRRAGIPVIALVGGRAGAFGGAGLAAATCSSIVICEQGRTGVSGPEVIETNEGVEEFDSRDKALVWGVTGGRARRILGGADIYVEDGASAFRAGALAALEAARVPDLSALKAEQRRLANRISQAGDARSVRELWSRFGIADAEAARNMSDPDFQQLVSSVQEGSHAAR, from the coding sequence ATGGCTGACATGGAAATGGACCGGGACCTGTTGTCTGTCGGCGCGAGCTGGTTCCTGTCGACCGCGCGTGAACGGCTCGATGGATTTCTCGATGCAGGGAGTTTCGTGGAAGTCCTGCCGCCGACCGAAAGGCAGGTCAGCCCGCATCTGGATCTCTTCGGCCTGCCGGCGGCATTCGACGATGGCATGATCGTCGGACGCGGGCGGCTCGGAGGTCGCGAGATCCTGGTCGCGGCCCAGGAAGGCCAGTTCATGGGCGGAACGTTCGCCGAAGTCAGCGGCGCCAAGCTCGTGGGGCTCCTGCGCGCGGCCGCCCTGGGACCGGATCGGCCGGCGGCCGTGTGCATTCTCTTCGATAGCGGCGGCGTGCGGCTTCAGGAAGCCAATGCGGGCGAGTTGGCCGTCGCGGAAGTCATGCGAGCCATTTTTAACACCCGTCGCGCCGGCATCCCGGTGATCGCACTCGTCGGTGGCAGGGCAGGGGCGTTCGGAGGCGCGGGTCTGGCGGCTGCGACCTGTTCCAGCATCGTGATTTGCGAACAGGGCCGCACGGGTGTGAGCGGGCCGGAGGTCATCGAGACCAATGAAGGCGTCGAGGAATTCGACAGCCGGGACAAGGCGCTGGTCTGGGGCGTCACCGGCGGTCGCGCCCGCCGGATACTCGGTGGCGCCGACATCTACGTTGAAGACGGCGCATCGGCGTTCCGGGCGGGAGCGCTGGCCGCTCTTGAGGCGGCGCGGGTACCGGATCTCTCGGCATTGAAGGCGGAGCAACGGCGGCTGGCGAACCGGATTTCTCAGGCGGGCGATGCCCGCAGCGTTCGGGAACTCTGGTCCCGGTTTGGCATCGCAGACGCCGAAGCGGCCCGCAATATGAGCGACCCGGACTTCCAGCAACTTGTTTCCAGCGTGCAGGAGGGCAGTCATGCGGCGCGATGA